The segment ATTTTGTCAATATAGTACTGACGTTCGGGCCTCGGTCCAACCAAACTCATGTCGCCTTTCAGCACATTGAAGAACTGAGGCAATTCGTCCATGCGAGTTTTTCTCAGGAAACGGCCTATGCGGGTTATTCTTGGGTCACTGGTACTCGATAATTGCGGACCATCTCGCTCGGCATCAATATACATCGAACGAAACTTGTAAATGTTGAAAGGTTGACCATGAAGGCCGATACGCTCTTGTTTGAAAAAAACCGGACCCGGAGATGAGAGTTTGATTAAAACCGCCAATAGCAGGTAAACCGGGGCCAGCACTAGAAGAGCCATCATACTAAGTACAATATCCATAATTCGCTTAATGGAGAACTGCCATGCGGGCATGATTTCGGCATTGACCTGAATCAATGGAGTGCCAAATATGCTTGTCATTTTTACGGATCCGGCAAGAATATCGTACATATCGGGTATGATGTGGATCTTGACATTGCAATCATCCAACGCGTTGATAATCTTTGTGATGTTTTGATGCTCCGAAGAATCCAGTGCAACAATGATTTCCTCTACACTGTGTTCCTCTACAATCTCTCTGATTCGGTTGAAATGCCCCAGGTAACGCAACTGTTGCTTCTGGATAAACTCCTTGCCACCATTGGTGCTTACAAAGCCAATAATCTTAAAACCGGGATAGTTACGGATGCTGTTAAGCTCTTCGAGGGTGTCAATAGCCAACTGATTACAGCCAGCCATGATGGTATTGAAACCGATTTCGCGGCGGTGAATCCGCTTTACAGTACTGGATGTTAATATGTAGCGAAACGTGAAAGTAAGGCCGAAGTGGATCACGAAAAGTACTGACAGGCTATAGTAATAATAGGTATAGGCGGCAATTTCGTCGTCGAGTAATAGGGTGAAAAAAATAATCAGTACACCGATGACTGTCATGAGCAGGGTTTGCCCCAGCTCTTTAAGGCGGTGTTTTCTGTACACATTGTTGTACGCACCAAAAATGGCGTACAGCACCAGCCAGAAAACGGGAATGGTAATGATGCCCAGGTACAGGTTCTGATCAAAATCAAATTCTGTTTGCTGGCCGTGCTTGATGGGGTCGAGGTAAATTTTCCGGTATGAAAAGAACAAAACCCACGCCACCAAAGCTGTCACGTAATCGGCAAGGATGTATTTCAGAACCTGCTTGCGGTTGTTCATCCGGGGTACACAAGTTTCACATTGTCAATAAACACTTCGCCAAAGTTCTGACCACTGTCGAGTATGCCCTCTATGAAAATACTGAAGCTGGTTCCGTTTGTTGACCCGCGAACTTCAGGCGTGAGGTCAATGTAAATTTTAGACCATTGGC is part of the Cryomorphaceae bacterium genome and harbors:
- a CDS encoding sugar transferase, producing MNNRKQVLKYILADYVTALVAWVLFFSYRKIYLDPIKHGQQTEFDFDQNLYLGIITIPVFWLVLYAIFGAYNNVYRKHRLKELGQTLLMTVIGVLIIFFTLLLDDEIAAYTYYYYSLSVLFVIHFGLTFTFRYILTSSTVKRIHRREIGFNTIMAGCNQLAIDTLEELNSIRNYPGFKIIGFVSTNGGKEFIQKQQLRYLGHFNRIREIVEEHSVEEIIVALDSSEHQNITKIINALDDCNVKIHIIPDMYDILAGSVKMTSIFGTPLIQVNAEIMPAWQFSIKRIMDIVLSMMALLVLAPVYLLLAVLIKLSSPGPVFFKQERIGLHGQPFNIYKFRSMYIDAERDGPQLSSTSDPRITRIGRFLRKTRMDELPQFFNVLKGDMSLVGPRPERQYYIDKIMERAPHYKHLHKVRPGITSWGQVKYGYAENVDQMVQRLKYDVLYIENMSLSLDIKILAYTVLIILKGSGK